In the genome of Paucidesulfovibrio gracilis DSM 16080, one region contains:
- a CDS encoding metal ABC transporter ATP-binding protein: MSMGAMPVSDPAILMENVCFAYNGRPVLQDVGLRVQRGDFLAVVGPNGGGKTTLVKLLLGLLRPRAGRVRVLGKTPPKASRSIGYVPQHTHARTGFPLTVLDTALMGVDRSGLGLFRSGAAAREKALRALARVNMESHAHRLFGELSGGQRQRVLIARALAADAELLVLDEPTASIDPHGSFCFFDFLCKMGEARKLTIVAVSHDMSLLTTRITSVAAVNRTVLTSPGPRMTKPMLELLYGQHEHTCAMDDYILELTRRHGPIADASGEQPSEGAAAHE; encoded by the coding sequence ATGAGCATGGGGGCAATGCCGGTCTCGGATCCCGCCATCCTTATGGAAAACGTCTGTTTTGCCTACAACGGACGTCCCGTGTTGCAGGATGTGGGGCTGCGTGTGCAGCGTGGGGATTTTCTGGCCGTTGTCGGTCCCAACGGCGGCGGCAAGACCACCCTGGTCAAGCTGCTGCTCGGCTTGCTGCGCCCCCGGGCCGGGCGGGTACGGGTGCTCGGCAAGACACCGCCCAAGGCCTCGCGTTCCATCGGGTATGTTCCGCAACATACCCATGCCCGCACCGGATTTCCACTCACCGTGCTGGACACGGCCCTCATGGGCGTGGACCGCTCCGGCCTGGGCCTGTTTCGTTCCGGCGCGGCCGCGAGGGAAAAGGCGCTGCGCGCCTTGGCCCGGGTGAATATGGAAAGCCACGCGCACAGGCTCTTTGGCGAACTCTCCGGCGGCCAGCGGCAACGCGTGCTCATTGCCCGCGCCCTGGCCGCGGACGCCGAACTGCTGGTCCTGGACGAACCCACGGCCAGCATTGATCCCCACGGCTCGTTTTGCTTTTTCGATTTTCTTTGCAAGATGGGCGAGGCCCGCAAGCTCACCATCGTGGCGGTCAGTCATGACATGAGCCTGCTCACCACGCGCATTACCTCGGTGGCGGCCGTGAACCGCACCGTGCTTACCTCTCCCGGACCGCGCATGACCAAGCCCATGCTGGAGCTGCTCTACGGTCAGCACGAACACACCTGCGCCATGGACGACTACATTCTGGAACTTACCCGCCGCCACGGTCCCATTGCGGACGCGTCCGGGGAACAGCCCTCCGAGGGAGCCGCAGCGCATGAATGA
- a CDS encoding metal ABC transporter permease: protein MNDLWQLLSFGFMHNALLAGVLASVACGVIGSLVVVNRMVFLAGGIAHAAYGGVGLSFFLGWPALPCTLGFTAGASLLMGAVTRSKNERTDTVVGVLWAAGMATGIILIDLSPGYAADLMGFLFGSILAVPATDLWVMLVLDLLVIGLTAFFYHDLLAMSFDTEFAEARGAPVVLLHYLLPLMTALCVVMIVRVVGLILVIALVTIPPYLAERKARSLAGMMLRACLWSLLFCTLGLLVSALLDITSGACIIAVAAGCFFLLTGWDGLRKYFAGQRS from the coding sequence ATGAATGATCTCTGGCAACTGCTTTCCTTCGGGTTCATGCACAACGCGCTGTTGGCCGGAGTGCTGGCGTCCGTGGCTTGCGGGGTCATCGGTTCCCTGGTGGTGGTCAACCGCATGGTTTTTCTGGCCGGGGGCATTGCCCATGCCGCGTATGGCGGGGTGGGCTTGTCCTTTTTTCTGGGCTGGCCCGCGTTGCCATGTACCCTGGGATTCACGGCTGGCGCCTCGCTGCTTATGGGCGCGGTGACCCGCTCGAAAAATGAACGCACCGACACCGTGGTGGGTGTGCTCTGGGCTGCGGGCATGGCCACGGGCATCATTCTCATCGACCTTTCCCCGGGGTATGCCGCTGACCTGATGGGCTTTTTGTTCGGATCCATTCTGGCGGTGCCGGCCACGGATCTTTGGGTCATGCTGGTACTGGACCTGCTCGTGATCGGGCTGACCGCATTTTTCTATCATGATTTGCTGGCCATGAGCTTTGACACCGAATTTGCCGAGGCACGCGGCGCGCCCGTGGTCCTGCTGCACTATCTGCTGCCCCTTATGACCGCCCTGTGCGTGGTCATGATCGTGCGGGTTGTCGGGCTTATCCTGGTCATCGCCCTGGTGACCATTCCGCCGTATCTGGCGGAGCGCAAGGCCCGCTCCCTGGCCGGAATGATGCTCCGGGCCTGCCTTTGGAGTTTGCTGTTCTGCACTTTGGGCCTGCTGGTCTCGGCCCTGCTGGACATCACCTCCGGCGCGTGCATCATCGCGGTGGCCGCCGGTTGCTTCTTTCTGCTCACGGGCTGGGACGGCCTGCGAAAATATTTTGCGGGACAACGGTCATGA
- a CDS encoding DNA-binding transcriptional response regulator, with protein sequence MNRNEIMILIVDRNPHVREFLGREFRSRGFGICAAGSAEAMRCRLASSTRPDLVILDPDLPPYGEDALLGELCSAHPDLPLVLHGHGVGDYSCPGPGVIELVEKSGRTDALGAAVDRALWRASRRTDAL encoded by the coding sequence GTGAACAGGAATGAAATCATGATCCTCATTGTGGACCGCAACCCGCATGTGCGTGAATTTCTCGGCCGGGAGTTTCGGAGCCGAGGTTTCGGTATTTGCGCAGCGGGAAGCGCAGAAGCCATGCGTTGTCGGCTTGCTTCGTCCACGCGCCCGGATCTGGTCATTCTTGATCCGGATCTCCCTCCCTACGGTGAAGACGCGTTGTTGGGCGAGCTGTGCTCCGCGCATCCGGACCTGCCGCTGGTGCTGCATGGCCACGGCGTGGGCGACTATTCGTGTCCCGGTCCGGGGGTGATCGAACTGGTGGAGAAGAGCGGACGCACAGACGCCCTGGGTGCGGCGGTGGATCGGGCGCTTTGGCGCGCCTCCCGGCGCACGGACGCGCTTTGA
- the budA gene encoding acetolactate decarboxylase gives MPCPCSRSGFLPSLFMAVLILGAGLCVPAQALSAHRLDTDPAKDVLYQISTIAKLKAGYYDSEQTVTDLLERGDFGIGTFQGLDGEMFVRNGQVWQIPVTGTPKRIRGGLGVPFAQVTYFEPDLEFTFKYVADYDDFKKRLLDELPGPDMLYAVHVSGTFQYVQARSVPASQQPFPSLAEVIERQAVFPLHNRSGHMVGWHTPHYMTGVGAPGLHLHFLDDMESAGGHVLDFSAAEVTIQLDVTPVMEIRLPKNTAF, from the coding sequence ATGCCTTGTCCCTGCTCCCGGTCCGGATTCCTGCCTTCCTTGTTTATGGCCGTATTGATCCTGGGGGCGGGGCTTTGCGTTCCGGCCCAGGCCTTGAGCGCCCATCGCCTGGACACGGACCCGGCCAAGGACGTGCTCTACCAGATTTCCACCATCGCCAAGCTCAAAGCCGGATACTACGACTCGGAACAGACCGTCACTGATCTGCTGGAGCGGGGCGACTTCGGCATCGGCACCTTTCAGGGGCTGGATGGAGAAATGTTCGTGCGCAACGGGCAGGTCTGGCAGATTCCAGTCACCGGCACGCCCAAACGGATCCGTGGCGGCCTGGGCGTACCATTTGCCCAGGTGACGTATTTTGAACCGGACCTGGAGTTCACTTTCAAATACGTAGCGGATTATGATGACTTCAAAAAACGTCTGCTGGACGAGTTGCCCGGGCCGGATATGCTCTACGCCGTGCACGTCAGCGGTACGTTCCAGTATGTCCAGGCCCGCAGCGTCCCGGCCAGCCAACAACCCTTTCCATCCCTGGCCGAGGTCATCGAGCGGCAGGCCGTGTTCCCGCTGCACAACCGCAGCGGGCATATGGTGGGCTGGCACACCCCACATTATATGACCGGTGTGGGCGCGCCCGGGTTGCATCTGCATTTTCTCGACGACATGGAAAGCGCGGGCGGCCATGTGCTTGATTTCAGCGCCGCCGAAGTGACCATCCAGCTCGACGTAACCCCGGTCATGGAAATCCGGCTGCCGAAAAATACGGCCTTTTGA
- a CDS encoding Fur family transcriptional regulator, whose amino-acid sequence MSHATLRQAGVDPTARRVMVYEAVARAEGAVSAPDLLGTLCAHMNKVTLYRILDLLVEHGVVARHTGPERTAHYCLGRGHGHFHCTHCGRCICLRLEDAHLERLVGPELTGLGRVEDVELRVEGICSDCLKK is encoded by the coding sequence ATGAGTCATGCAACATTGCGCCAGGCCGGGGTGGACCCCACGGCGCGAAGGGTCATGGTCTATGAGGCCGTGGCCCGGGCCGAAGGCGCGGTCAGCGCGCCCGATCTGCTCGGCACCCTTTGCGCCCACATGAACAAGGTCACGCTTTACCGCATCCTTGATCTGCTGGTGGAACACGGCGTGGTTGCCCGGCATACCGGACCGGAACGCACGGCTCATTACTGCCTGGGACGCGGACACGGCCATTTTCACTGTACGCATTGCGGCCGCTGCATCTGCCTGCGGCTGGAGGACGCGCACCTGGAACGCCTGGTGGGACCGGAATTGACCGGATTGGGACGAGTGGAGGACGTGGAGCTGCGGGTGGAAGGGATTTGTTCGGACTGCCTGAAAAAATAA
- a CDS encoding metallophosphoesterase family protein, whose amino-acid sequence MSETLITTDALAVISDAHGNIEALDRVLEDIERRGVKDSICLGDAIGYGPDPEGCVNRIRERGIPMVLGNHEQGLQGKEYMDWFVPPVRKVLQKTRTLLSDSTLEWIQTLPPTMERGDMLFVHGCPPDSVNKYLYTLDEDDLAEVFASYAHWLAFAGHTHELNLYVYDGEKAWREDITDQPVPLDRTRRYLVNVGAVGQPRDADKRAKYVLLNKAAATLRAVFVEYDAQKTVQAMKRVGMPEAYAKRLL is encoded by the coding sequence ATGAGCGAAACACTGATCACAACGGATGCGCTGGCCGTCATTTCCGACGCGCACGGCAATATTGAGGCATTGGACCGCGTGCTTGAGGACATCGAGCGGCGCGGGGTAAAGGATAGTATTTGCCTGGGCGACGCCATCGGGTACGGACCCGACCCGGAAGGCTGCGTGAACCGCATCCGTGAACGCGGCATCCCCATGGTGCTGGGCAACCATGAGCAGGGCTTGCAGGGCAAGGAATATATGGATTGGTTCGTGCCGCCGGTGCGCAAGGTCTTGCAAAAGACGCGCACCCTGCTTTCGGATTCCACGCTGGAATGGATTCAGACCCTGCCCCCGACCATGGAACGCGGGGACATGCTCTTTGTCCACGGCTGTCCGCCCGACTCCGTGAACAAGTACCTCTACACCCTGGATGAAGACGATCTGGCCGAGGTATTCGCGTCGTATGCCCATTGGCTGGCGTTCGCCGGGCATACGCACGAGCTGAATCTCTATGTGTATGACGGCGAAAAAGCGTGGCGCGAGGACATCACGGACCAGCCCGTCCCCCTGGATCGAACCCGCCGCTACCTGGTGAACGTGGGCGCCGTGGGCCAGCCCCGTGACGCGGACAAGCGGGCCAAGTACGTGCTGCTGAACAAAGCGGCCGCCACGCTGCGGGCCGTGTTTGTGGAGTACGACGCGCAAAAGACCGTGCAGGCCATGAAGCGGGTGGGCATGCCGGAGGCGTACGCCAAGCGGCTGCTCTGA